Proteins from one Caminicella sporogenes DSM 14501 genomic window:
- the guaA gene encoding glutamine-hydrolyzing GMP synthase, with translation MENKELVLIIDFGGQYNQLIARRVRESNVYCEVVSYKKALEKIKEKNPIGIILTGGPASVYTENAPTISEEIFEMKIPVLGICYGGQLMAHLFGGKVNRADTREYGKVELNIAKGKDIFKDIDDKSICWMSHTDYIEEAPDGFEVTAATESCPVAAMENPDKKLYAVQFHPEVEHTPFGRQFIKNFLYEICGCTGSWTMHNFVQKTVEEIKEKVGDRKVLCALSGGVDSSVAAVLVHKAIGNNLICIFVDHGLLRKNEGDQVESFFKEKFNMNLIRVNAKERFLGKLKGVTDPERKRKIIGEEFIRVFEEEAKKLGKIDFLLQGTIYPDVIESGTDEAAVIKSHHNVGGLPENVEFELIEPLRQLFKDEVRKVGEELGMPKEVVWRQPFPGPGLAIRVLGEVTEEKLKIVRESDYILREEIKKAGLDRDIWQYFTVLPNIKSVGVMGDERTYSHTVGIRAVTSTDGMTSDWARIPYEILEKISNRIVNEVDGVNRIVYDITSKPPSTIEWE, from the coding sequence ATGGAAAATAAGGAATTGGTGTTAATTATAGATTTTGGTGGACAGTATAATCAGTTGATTGCAAGAAGAGTTAGAGAATCTAATGTATACTGTGAAGTAGTTTCATATAAAAAGGCTTTAGAAAAAATAAAGGAAAAAAATCCAATAGGTATAATTTTAACTGGTGGTCCAGCAAGTGTTTATACAGAAAATGCACCTACTATCTCTGAAGAAATATTTGAAATGAAGATTCCTGTTTTAGGTATTTGCTATGGTGGACAGCTTATGGCTCATCTATTTGGAGGAAAAGTTAATAGAGCAGATACAAGAGAATATGGTAAGGTAGAGTTAAATATAGCTAAAGGAAAAGATATTTTTAAAGACATAGATGATAAATCAATTTGTTGGATGAGTCATACTGATTATATTGAAGAGGCACCTGATGGTTTTGAAGTTACTGCAGCAACTGAAAGCTGTCCAGTTGCAGCTATGGAAAATCCAGATAAAAAGCTCTATGCAGTACAGTTCCATCCGGAAGTTGAACATACTCCATTTGGAAGACAGTTTATTAAAAATTTCCTTTATGAGATATGTGGCTGTACTGGCAGTTGGACTATGCACAATTTTGTACAAAAAACTGTTGAAGAAATAAAAGAAAAAGTTGGAGATAGGAAAGTTTTATGTGCACTATCTGGTGGAGTAGATTCATCTGTAGCTGCAGTATTAGTTCATAAAGCTATAGGAAATAATCTTATTTGTATTTTTGTAGATCATGGACTTTTAAGAAAAAATGAAGGCGACCAAGTAGAAAGTTTCTTCAAGGAAAAATTCAACATGAATCTTATTAGAGTAAATGCGAAAGAAAGATTTTTAGGAAAATTAAAAGGTGTAACTGACCCTGAAAGAAAGAGAAAAATAATAGGAGAAGAATTTATAAGAGTATTTGAAGAGGAAGCTAAAAAACTTGGTAAAATAGATTTTCTTTTACAAGGTACAATTTATCCAGACGTTATTGAAAGTGGTACTGATGAAGCAGCAGTGATTAAGAGCCATCATAATGTAGGTGGACTTCCAGAAAATGTGGAATTTGAATTAATCGAACCTTTAAGACAGCTATTTAAAGATGAAGTTAGAAAAGTTGGAGAAGAACTTGGAATGCCTAAAGAAGTGGTTTGGAGACAGCCATTTCCGGGTCCGGGACTTGCTATTAGAGTGCTTGGAGAGGTAACAGAAGAAAAGCTAAAAATAGTAAGAGAATCAGATTATATTCTTAGAGAAGAGATTAAAAAAGCTGGACTCGATAGAGATATATGGCAGTACTTTACAGTATTGCCTAACATAAAAAGTGTTGGCGTGATGGGAGATGAAAGAACTTATTCTCATACAGTAGGTATAAGAGCAGTTACAAGTACAGATGGAATGACTTCAGATTGGGCTAGAATACCTTACGAAATACTTGAAAAAATATCAAATAGAATAGTAAATGAGGTAGATGGAGTAAATAGAATAGTATACGATATAACTAGTAAGCCACCTTCAACTATCGAGTGGGAATAA
- a CDS encoding spore coat protein encodes MSNLIYHEIFLSEREILSDLFISEKQITSAYSIGITESTCCKLRKTLNQCLNNVQICQYNILNAMKQRGWYKIKEAHLKDIENTKKKYLNILYDLY; translated from the coding sequence ATGTCAAACCTCATTTATCATGAAATTTTCTTATCCGAACGGGAAATTTTAAGCGACCTTTTTATATCTGAAAAGCAAATTACCTCTGCATACAGCATAGGTATAACAGAATCTACCTGCTGTAAACTTAGAAAAACTCTAAACCAATGTTTAAACAATGTTCAAATTTGCCAATACAATATACTAAATGCAATGAAGCAAAGAGGTTGGTATAAAATAAAAGAAGCTCATCTAAAAGATATTGAAAACACTAAGAAAAAATATTTAAATATTCTATACGATTTATACTAA
- a CDS encoding O-acetyl-ADP-ribose deacetylase encodes MELTYKGTKIKLILGDITKEDTEAIVNAANSSLLGGGGVDGAIHKAGGPKILEECKEIRKRQGKCPTGEAVITTGGNLKAKYVIHTVGPVWKGGNNNEPKLLANAYKNSLKLAHKYNIKTIAFPSISTGVYGYPKEKACIVALNAVKEMLDKLNFEEIRFILFSKYDFDIYKKTINQIY; translated from the coding sequence ATGGAACTTACTTATAAAGGTACAAAGATTAAATTAATTTTAGGAGACATTACTAAAGAAGATACTGAAGCTATAGTAAATGCTGCAAATTCTTCTCTGCTTGGCGGTGGTGGAGTTGACGGTGCTATACATAAAGCAGGTGGACCCAAAATATTAGAGGAATGTAAAGAAATAAGAAAAAGGCAGGGTAAATGTCCTACAGGTGAAGCAGTAATAACTACAGGTGGAAATTTAAAAGCCAAATATGTCATTCACACTGTAGGACCTGTTTGGAAAGGTGGAAATAATAACGAACCAAAACTCTTAGCAAATGCTTACAAAAATAGTCTTAAACTTGCTCATAAATACAACATAAAAACTATAGCCTTTCCTTCTATAAGTACAGGAGTTTATGGCTATCCAAAAGAAAAAGCTTGTATAGTTGCCTTAAATGCCGTAAAAGAAATGCTGGATAAATTAAACTTTGAAGAAATAAGATTTATTCTATTTTCAAAATACGATTTTGACATATATAAAAAAACAATAAATCAAATATACTAA
- the lysA gene encoding diaminopimelate decarboxylase — translation MENIRIKDGHFIFGGCDVVELVRRYGTPLYVISEEVIKRKCSEIREKFLCKYKNTRAAYASKAFLNPAMCKIIEREGLDLDVVSGGELYTAIRAEFPMEKVFFHGNNKTIDELKMAIKNDVGRIVVDNLYEIELIDKISKEYGKKARLLYRITPGVESKTHRYISTGQVDSKFGIPLAGNIIFEAVEKGIKCENVNLLGFHFHVGSQLFDNRSYLNAVDVVTRLMKDVKERYGFITKELNTGGGYGIYYFKGDKPKPIDYFIDAIMDKIYKRCSEFGLEIPTVVIEPGRWIIGEAGITLYTIGFIKEIPGVRTYVSIDGGMTDNPRPALYGAKYEALIANKVDSEKNKLVTIAGKCCESGDILIWNLRVPKVASGDILAVLNTGAYNYSMANNYNKTPRPAVVLVNEGKSEIIVERETYDDLLMRCRVPEYLK, via the coding sequence ATGGAAAATATAAGAATAAAAGATGGACATTTTATATTTGGAGGATGTGATGTAGTAGAGCTTGTTAGAAGGTATGGAACGCCTTTGTATGTTATTTCAGAAGAAGTAATTAAAAGAAAATGCAGTGAGATTAGAGAAAAATTTTTATGTAAATATAAAAATACAAGGGCTGCATATGCTAGTAAAGCTTTTTTAAATCCAGCTATGTGTAAAATTATTGAAAGAGAAGGACTTGATTTAGATGTAGTTTCAGGTGGAGAACTTTATACTGCGATAAGAGCTGAGTTTCCAATGGAAAAAGTATTTTTTCATGGAAATAATAAAACAATTGATGAATTAAAAATGGCAATAAAAAATGATGTGGGGAGAATAGTAGTAGATAATTTATATGAAATAGAATTAATTGATAAAATATCTAAGGAATATGGGAAAAAAGCGAGATTGCTTTATAGAATTACTCCGGGTGTAGAAAGCAAAACTCACAGGTATATATCTACAGGACAAGTAGATTCTAAATTTGGTATACCTCTTGCTGGAAATATTATATTTGAAGCTGTTGAAAAAGGTATTAAGTGTGAAAATGTAAATCTTTTAGGGTTTCATTTTCATGTAGGTTCTCAATTGTTTGATAATAGGTCATATTTGAATGCTGTAGATGTAGTTACTAGGCTTATGAAAGATGTAAAGGAGAGATATGGATTTATTACAAAGGAATTAAATACTGGTGGAGGATATGGAATATATTATTTTAAAGGAGATAAACCCAAGCCTATTGATTACTTTATAGATGCTATTATGGATAAAATTTACAAAAGATGTAGTGAATTTGGTTTGGAAATACCGACAGTTGTTATTGAGCCGGGAAGGTGGATTATAGGAGAAGCTGGAATTACTCTTTATACAATAGGTTTTATAAAAGAAATACCCGGAGTTAGAACTTATGTTTCTATAGATGGAGGAATGACAGATAATCCAAGACCGGCACTATACGGGGCAAAATATGAAGCTTTGATAGCAAATAAAGTAGATAGTGAAAAAAATAAGTTAGTAACAATAGCAGGCAAATGCTGCGAATCAGGAGATATTTTGATATGGAATTTAAGAGTTCCTAAAGTTGCTTCAGGTGATATTTTGGCAGTTTTAAATACAGGAGCTTATAACTATTCTATGGCAAATAATTATAATAAGACTCCTAGACCGGCAGTCGTACTTGTAAATGAAGGAAAATCAGAGATTATTGTAGAAAGGGAAACATATGATGATTTATTAATGAGATGTAGAGTACCTGAATATTTGAAGTAG
- a CDS encoding putative bifunctional diguanylate cyclase/phosphodiesterase: MDRKVSKNNILNEVVKCISHFYMEKDKEKFPAEIFVYNERDKLILIILDGKNNIDFNFEKKPIEDTVTAIVEKDLLTGVYNKYYFKEKLVQIICDAEKKKKSIALFFIDFDKFKEINDTMGHEIGDLIIKETASRLKSTLPSKCILGRYGGDEFIVLAYPLLDKEEAYYIGKKIIEAFESPCIVEGYNIYLTVSVGIAIYPEHGENKSQLLKNADIAMYYAKEEKDRENKIKFFTEEMEKKVAEKFQIQNQMKDAIKNGEIQIYYQPIISMESGKLESAEALARWNSKTLGWILPEKFISIAEETGQMNYFGEYLLKRICQDIKRWESLGLNIVPIAVNISVKQLENKKFGDMVKKIIKRYKIDTKYIEFEITESVSTGDINIIQKNINKLKEIGIKISMDDFGTGYSSLEMLLNLHVDKIKIDKVFIERIGKERDEKIIMTIIQMARALGMKVVAEGVETKQQLDFLRNLNCELGQGYFWAKPMNSSDFKKYLIKNFNNYETKG, encoded by the coding sequence ATGGATAGAAAAGTATCTAAAAATAATATATTAAATGAAGTAGTAAAGTGTATTTCGCATTTTTATATGGAAAAAGATAAAGAAAAATTTCCTGCGGAAATTTTTGTATATAATGAACGAGATAAATTAATATTAATCATTTTAGATGGAAAAAATAATATAGATTTTAATTTTGAAAAAAAGCCCATAGAAGATACAGTTACTGCAATAGTAGAAAAAGATTTACTTACTGGCGTATATAATAAATATTATTTCAAAGAAAAATTGGTTCAAATAATTTGTGATGCAGAGAAAAAAAAGAAAAGTATAGCACTTTTTTTTATTGATTTTGATAAATTTAAAGAAATTAATGATACTATGGGACATGAGATAGGAGATTTAATTATAAAAGAAACAGCTAGTCGTTTAAAAAGTACGCTTCCAAGTAAATGTATTTTAGGTCGTTATGGTGGAGATGAATTTATAGTACTTGCATATCCTTTACTAGATAAAGAAGAAGCGTATTACATAGGAAAGAAAATAATAGAAGCTTTTGAAAGTCCTTGTATAGTAGAAGGATATAATATATATCTTACAGTTAGTGTGGGTATTGCAATATATCCAGAACATGGAGAAAATAAATCTCAGCTTTTGAAAAATGCAGATATTGCAATGTATTATGCAAAAGAAGAAAAAGACAGAGAAAATAAAATAAAATTTTTTACCGAGGAAATGGAAAAGAAGGTTGCAGAAAAGTTTCAAATTCAAAATCAAATGAAAGATGCTATAAAAAATGGAGAAATACAAATTTATTATCAGCCGATTATAAGTATGGAAAGTGGGAAATTAGAAAGTGCGGAAGCTTTAGCAAGGTGGAATAGTAAAACATTAGGATGGATATTACCAGAAAAATTTATTTCTATTGCAGAAGAAACAGGACAAATGAATTATTTTGGAGAGTATCTTTTAAAGAGGATATGTCAAGATATAAAAAGATGGGAAAGTTTAGGTCTTAATATTGTACCTATAGCAGTAAATATATCTGTAAAGCAGTTGGAAAATAAAAAGTTTGGTGATATGGTAAAAAAAATAATAAAAAGATATAAAATTGATACAAAGTATATAGAATTTGAAATAACAGAAAGTGTTTCGACAGGAGATATAAATATAATACAAAAAAATATTAATAAGTTAAAGGAAATAGGGATTAAAATATCTATGGATGATTTTGGTACAGGGTATTCTTCTCTAGAAATGCTTTTAAATTTGCATGTTGATAAAATAAAAATTGATAAAGTATTTATAGAACGTATAGGAAAAGAGCGAGATGAAAAAATAATTATGACTATTATTCAAATGGCTAGAGCATTAGGTATGAAAGTGGTTGCTGAAGGTGTGGAAACGAAGCAGCAGTTAGATTTTTTAAGAAATTTAAACTGCGAATTGGGACAGGGATATTTTTGGGCAAAGCCTATGAATAGTAGTGATTTTAAAAAATATTTGATAAAAAATTTTAATAATTATGAAACAAAAGGATAA